TTTTTTGAGAAAAAAGTAGATGTTATAACAAGTGGAAATCATATTTGGGATAAAAAGGAGATTTATACTTATTTAGAAAATTCAGATAGACTATTAAGACCTGTAAACTATCCAGAGGGAGTACCAGGAAAAGGATATACTGTTGTAAAAAGTAGAAAAGGAGTAAATGTAGGTGTTGTATCTATTCAAGGAAGAGTATTTATGCCACCAATAGATTGTCCTTTCCAAGTTTTAGGAAAAGTAGTAGAAGAAATGAAAAAAACTTGTAAAATTATAATAGTAGATTTCCATGCTGAAGCAACTTCTGAAAAAATTGCTTTAGGAAAGCATTTTGATGGAAAAATCTCTCTTTTATATGGAACACATACTCATGTACAAACAGCTGATGAGAAAATATTATTAGAGGGAACAGGATATATTTCTGATGTTGGAATGACAGGTTCTGATAATGGTATAATTGGAATGGATAATGAAAGTGTTATTCCAAAATTTATAAATTGTCTACCACAAAGATTTGAAATAGCAAAAGGTTTAGAGAGATTAAACGGAATAGATGTTGAAATAGATGAAGAAACTGGAGAATGTACAAGAATAGACAGAATAAATCTTTCTTTAAGTCAAATAGAAATAATGTAGGAGAAATTTAATGAAAGTATTAGAGATAAAAGTTGTATTTGAAAGTGATGATTTAGAAAAAGCAAAAAAAGAAATAGGAGATGTATTTTATGACTTTGGTGCTACAGGTTTAAAAATAGAAGAACCATTGACACATAAAAATTCTTTAGATTATTACAAAGATGAAAAACAATTTTTAATGGTTGAAAATGCTGTATCAGCTTATTTTCCAATAAATCCTTATTCAGAAAGAAGAAAAATAGCTATCACAGAAGCTTTTGATAATAAGTTTCAAGATAGAGATGATATTATATATAGTATAGAATTTTTTGAATATGATGAAGAAGATTATCAAAACAGTTGGAAAAAATATTTCTATACTCAAAAAATAAGTGAAAGATTTGTTGTAAAACCTACTTGGAGAGAATATGAACCTCAAGAAAATGAGCTTGTGATTGAGTTAGACCCAGGAAGAGCATTTGGTACAGGAACTCACCCAACAACTTCATTATGTATAAAACTTATGGAAGAAAATATATCTTCTGATGATACTGTAATAGATGTTGGAACAGGTTCAGGAATTTTAATGATAGCTGCTGAAAAATTAGGAGCAAAAGAGATTGTAGGAACTGATATAGATTCAATGGCTGTAGAAGTAGCCAGAGAAAACCTAGCTTTAAATAAAGTTGATGAAGAAAAGGCAAAAGCCTATGTAGGAGATTTAATATCAGTAGTAAAAGATAAGAAATTTGATGTAGTTGTTGCTAACATTTTAGCTGATGTATTATTAATACTTCTTAAAGATATATCAAGAGTGGTAAAAGAAGATGGAATTATAATATTCTCTGGAATAATAGAGGATAAATTAGACGAAATGAAAAAAGCTATAAATGAAATAGGTTTAGAAATTTTAGAAATAAAAGCTGATAAAGAGTGGAGAGCTATTTTAATGAAAAATAGATAATTTTGGAGGGAAATTATGAGAAATTTTATAGTAGCAATAGATGGACCAGCAGGAAGTGGAAAAAGTACAGTAGCTAAAATTTTGGCTAAAAAATATTCAATGACTTATTTAGATACAGGGGCTATGTATAGAATGTGTGCCTTATATTTTTTAGAAAATAATATAAGTCTAAATAAACAAGAAAATATTGATAAACACCTACCTTTAATAAATATTGATATAGATAAAGATAGTTTTTATCTAAATGGAAAAGATGTATCTAAAGAGATAAGAACTCCAGAAGTTACAGCTTTAGTTTCATATGTAGCTAAAATAAAAGAAGTAAGAGAAAAAATGGTAGAGTTACAAAGAAAAATAAGCTTTGGAAAAGATGTTATATTAGATGGTAGAGATATAGGGACAGTAGTATTCCCTAATGCTGATTTAAAAATTTTCTTAGTAGCTTCTCCAGAAGAAAGAGCTAGAAGAAGAATGAAAGACTATGAAGAAAAGGGAATAAAAGAGGAATATAATAAAGTTCTAGCTGGAATACTAGAAAGAGATTTTATAGATTCTACTCGTAAAGAAGGACCATTAAAAAAAGCAGAAGATGCTGTTGAAATAAATACTGATGGAGATACTATAGAAGAAACAGTAGCAAAATTAGGAGTATTTATAGGAGTAGCCAGACAACAAAAAGCTAAAAGAGATGGGGAGAAATATGATATATAATTTTTTAAGAGTGATTATATATATAATATTATTCTTTGTATGTATATTTGATAAGAAAAAAAGAGAATTTATAAGAAAGAGATTTTCTCAAAACTTTGAATTTTTAAAAAGTGAGAATAAATATTATTGGATTCATTGTTCATCTGTTGGAGAGGTAAATTTAACAGATTCTTTAGTAAAAAAAATTCTTGAAAAAAAAGATGAAGATATATTAATAAGTACTTTTACAGATACAGGCTATGAAACAGCTGTAAAAAAATATTCAGCAAACAATAGAGTGAAAGTGATATATTTTCCTTTAGATGATTATTTTTTAATAAGAAAAATCTTAAAAATTATTAATCTTAAGGGATTGATTCTTATTGAAACTGAAATTTGGCCTAATTTAATAAATTTATCCTATAAAAAAGGAAAAGTGTTTTCAGTTAATGGAAGAATCTCTGATAAAAGTTATAAGAAATATTTAAAAATAAAAGGTGTTTTAAAGAGTTTATTAACTAATAAAATAGAAAAATACTATGTTCAAACAGAGATAGATAAAGAGAGATTTGAAAGTTTGGGAGCAACTCCTGAAAAAGTCATAGTTACAGGAAATTTAAAATTTGATATAGAATTACAAAATTATTCTTTTGATGAAAAAGAACAATTAAAAAAAGAAATTCTAGCAAAAGATAAAAAAATATTTGTAGCTGGAAGTACAAGAACAGGGGAAGATGAAATAATAATAGAAGCTCTACAAAAATTAGAAAATTATCTAGTAGTATTAGTTCCTAGACATTTAGATAGAATTCCTAAGTTAGAAAGTACAATAAAAAATATGGGAATTATTTATAAAAAGTTTAGTGAATTAGAGGAAAAAACTAATATAGAAGAACAGGATTATAAAATATTGATTGTTGATAAAATGGGGGTTTTAAGAAAGTTTTACTCTATAGCAGATATATCTTTTGTAGGAGGAACTTTAGTAAATATTGGAGGACATAGTTTGTTAGAGCCATTATTTTATAGAAAAACTCCAATTTTTGGAGAATATTTACAAAATGTTAAGGATATAGCAAAAGAAGTCCTTAGAAGAGAGATAGGTTATAAAGTAAAAAATTCTGATGAAATATATGAAATAATTTTAAAAATAGAAAAAGAAAATTCAAAAGAAAAAGAGATAGAGGAATTTTTCAATGCTAATAAAAATGTGGCAGAGAAAATAGTAAGTGACTTATAATTTGGAGGGAGAATGAAAGAAATAAAAGAAAAAGAATATTGGGAACATTTTTTTGAAAAGCCTAAAAAACATTATAATCCATATATGGAGAGACTAAAAGAGTTTCCAGAATATATAATGTATGATAGTGATTTAATGGACTCATATAAAAATAGATGGAATGAATTTTTTGGAAATGATAATCCAATATATATAGAAATAGGTTCAGGGAGTGGAAACTTTGCTATAGGAATGTGTCAAAAATACCCTGAGAGAAACCATATGGCTATGGAATTAAGATTTAAAAGATTACATTCATCAGCTAGAAAATCTAAAAACTTTAATTTAAAAAATGTAGTTTTCTTAAGAAGATTTGGAGAACAAATTCTTGATTTTATAGGAGAGGGAGAGATACAGGGAATGTATATAAATTTCCCTGACCCATGGG
This sequence is a window from Fusobacterium perfoetens ATCC 29250. Protein-coding genes within it:
- a CDS encoding TIGR00282 family metallophosphoesterase, whose protein sequence is MRVLVIGDVVGSPGRKTLEEYLKKVGERYDFIVVNGENSAAGFGITAKIAEEFFEKKVDVITSGNHIWDKKEIYTYLENSDRLLRPVNYPEGVPGKGYTVVKSRKGVNVGVVSIQGRVFMPPIDCPFQVLGKVVEEMKKTCKIIIVDFHAEATSEKIALGKHFDGKISLLYGTHTHVQTADEKILLEGTGYISDVGMTGSDNGIIGMDNESVIPKFINCLPQRFEIAKGLERLNGIDVEIDEETGECTRIDRINLSLSQIEIM
- the prmA gene encoding 50S ribosomal protein L11 methyltransferase, which encodes MKVLEIKVVFESDDLEKAKKEIGDVFYDFGATGLKIEEPLTHKNSLDYYKDEKQFLMVENAVSAYFPINPYSERRKIAITEAFDNKFQDRDDIIYSIEFFEYDEEDYQNSWKKYFYTQKISERFVVKPTWREYEPQENELVIELDPGRAFGTGTHPTTSLCIKLMEENISSDDTVIDVGTGSGILMIAAEKLGAKEIVGTDIDSMAVEVARENLALNKVDEEKAKAYVGDLISVVKDKKFDVVVANILADVLLILLKDISRVVKEDGIIIFSGIIEDKLDEMKKAINEIGLEILEIKADKEWRAILMKNR
- the cmk gene encoding (d)CMP kinase translates to MRNFIVAIDGPAGSGKSTVAKILAKKYSMTYLDTGAMYRMCALYFLENNISLNKQENIDKHLPLINIDIDKDSFYLNGKDVSKEIRTPEVTALVSYVAKIKEVREKMVELQRKISFGKDVILDGRDIGTVVFPNADLKIFLVASPEERARRRMKDYEEKGIKEEYNKVLAGILERDFIDSTRKEGPLKKAEDAVEINTDGDTIEETVAKLGVFIGVARQQKAKRDGEKYDI
- a CDS encoding 3-deoxy-D-manno-octulosonic acid transferase, with the protein product MIYNFLRVIIYIILFFVCIFDKKKREFIRKRFSQNFEFLKSENKYYWIHCSSVGEVNLTDSLVKKILEKKDEDILISTFTDTGYETAVKKYSANNRVKVIYFPLDDYFLIRKILKIINLKGLILIETEIWPNLINLSYKKGKVFSVNGRISDKSYKKYLKIKGVLKSLLTNKIEKYYVQTEIDKERFESLGATPEKVIVTGNLKFDIELQNYSFDEKEQLKKEILAKDKKIFVAGSTRTGEDEIIIEALQKLENYLVVLVPRHLDRIPKLESTIKNMGIIYKKFSELEEKTNIEEQDYKILIVDKMGVLRKFYSIADISFVGGTLVNIGGHSLLEPLFYRKTPIFGEYLQNVKDIAKEVLRREIGYKVKNSDEIYEIILKIEKENSKEKEIEEFFNANKNVAEKIVSDL
- the trmB gene encoding tRNA (guanosine(46)-N7)-methyltransferase TrmB; the encoded protein is MKEIKEKEYWEHFFEKPKKHYNPYMERLKEFPEYIMYDSDLMDSYKNRWNEFFGNDNPIYIEIGSGSGNFAIGMCQKYPERNHMAMELRFKRLHSSARKSKNFNLKNVVFLRRFGEQILDFIGEGEIQGMYINFPDPWEGNEKNRIIQKPLFETLDKVMKVGGKLFFKTDHDQYYLDVLELSKELENYKVVYHTNDLHKSEKAVDNVLTEFEQLFLNKFNKNINYIEIEKIK